In one window of Hyla sarda isolate aHylSar1 chromosome 1, aHylSar1.hap1, whole genome shotgun sequence DNA:
- the C1H4orf48 gene encoding neuropeptide-like protein C4orf48 homolog, producing the protein MSYRNTTTRIYALFFLMITLGLPFTKLARAEELSGTTIPPESRPCVDCHAFEFMQRALQDLKKTAYNLDSRTETLLLKVERRTLCDCISVEGLS; encoded by the exons ATGTCGTATAGAAACACAACAACCAGGATCTACGCCTTGTTCTTTTTGATGATAACGCTAGGCCTGCCGTTCACCAAGCTCGCCCGAGCAGAGGAGCTGTCTGGTACCACCATTCCTCCAGAAA GTCGCCCCTGTGTGGATTGCCATGCCTTTGAATTTATGCAGAGAGCTCTGCAAGACCTCAAAAAGACAGCATACAACCTGGACTCTCGG ACAGAGACACTTCTTCTCAAGGTGGAGCGGAGAACCCTGTGTGACTGCATATCTGTGGAGGGTTTGAGTTGA